The Branchiostoma lanceolatum isolate klBraLanc5 chromosome 19, klBraLanc5.hap2, whole genome shotgun sequence DNA segment gtgacctgtacttagccaagtgtggcagaaatgtgcaataaaggtcttcattcattcattcattaacatgGACAGTAACGATATCTTCCTTTGAACCTCTCCATAATATGTAACTTACTCGGTCTTGCCGGAGCTGTTGTGGTTCATCGTCCGTACGGCCACCAGGTCAACCTTCTTCGCCACTCCGAACGTCTTCCCGCCTATCAGAGCTGGAAGGTAGAATTTGCAACATGTCTATAGTGGTATAAtaataccggtgcaatggccgagtggatagagtgttcaccttgcatacggtaggtcgtgagttcgatccccgtcCGGGTCATACttaagactctaaaaatggtacaaactgctttctctgcttagcactcagcattttggaaggagtatggcagttaaacacacaccactaccagtggactagccccctgctgtagtgacttgcacaaagtcgtgtggcccaagggctttggaaccagagatgggcgccgccttatgcacctttcggtgcgggaaggacttaaTACAAAACAGAGGTGGTCCCTCGTTCAGGTTTGACTGCAACCCAGGTCTCACATAATTGCGTATCTATTAAAAAGTTTTATTTAACCCATATTTCTGAACAATGTCTAGAACGTGTTCCTTACCCGCCACGTGTGTGCCGTGTCCGTTCTTATCCGTCAGGGGGGAGGGGTCATCAACAAAGTCCACACCCTAACGCACCATggatgaaatatgataaaatCATTATATCAATATCCTACCTAACGACGTGATCATTATTAGACAAAatgaatactacatgtagtactattgAATATTTCTTGGTGGGCATGGAACATTTAATGTACAGCATGTTCTGGTGTCATGTTCACAACTTACCCAAGAAGCTCTTCCCTCAAACTCCACATGCTCAGTGTTGATTCCGCTGATTAAATAGCAAAAACAGAATGaagataaagaagaagaagaatataaACACCGTAAATCAAAAATACAAACGGATTGCTTAAGCTTGGACACAGGCTAGTGTAATATCATAACGTTTATCTACAAAACAACGTCTCAACATTCTAGtggatatgtacatgtagttatacacATAGTATAGAACTAGCATTTGTGTTGTAGTGCATGAATGGGCGCCCCAGATGGGacttatatatttacatttttgtaatcATGTAACTTTACTTACCGAACATTCCGTATTGGTATAAATTATGAACTAGTAGCACTGTATAAGTGCAGTACAAGCAAACTGACTAGCGCATGATATTGCCATGCTTTACTTTCCTCTTGACGAACAACAAATTAATGAACATTGAAAGTGTACCTGTCCATGATGTAAACAGTAACACCTGTGCCGTCAGAGCTGCCTGGAAAGGTCAAGGAAAAAGTATTGTCAATTATTTAGAGGACGAAACAGTAAAAAGGTTCAATGTAACGGTAACCAGTCGCATTGCACAGCAACGAGTTACTTGACAAAGcaacatgcttcacctcagttgagggtGACTGCTTTAAAGGTGCAAATGAAATGTTGTACAGTAACATGTATATAATTGAAATACAACGAACCCATACCTTTATCTTTACGAAACTGTAAACTTGTACGTATAAGATGTTACCTGATATTGCTGGTTGGCATACGTCAAGAAATTTGATCCTCTTTTTATGTCTAAATTTTTTCCACACTCTTCTTCCTACTTCTTCGAGTTGTGATCAGAAGGGCAGTGAAAATATAACGTTGTTTTTTGCAACACTTCAGGTGCGAGCCTGCTTTATATTGTAGTATGTGGTGCACATGATAGAAGTCCTCACCTTTGTACGAGAAACGTCCGTCGATGTTCAACATCCTCTGGTTGATGCGCACAAGGTTCTGGGACAGAGACGAGACGGGTTTTACGACCGATGTGACATTTTTCAGCATTTTACAAAGTAAGCAAAATTGGTATCTGTGGCATATAGTGATAACTTATGTTTCAGGCAGTGACTTACCCATCCTGCCATGCGCTGCACGTGACACTTCTCTTCCGTCTCGTTCATTTCTCGGTATTTTTCGCTACTCTCGTACCCAGAGTGCCCTTTTACAATCTGATTGGCCTCGACGAATTCTACATCCGGTGACTCTTGGAGAAGTTCAAcaacactgaaaaaaatattgtccGTAACGATATCGCAATATTACCATataaatgtgtttgtttgtttatgaattattttgttacGAAATAATGCGATCATTAAGCAGATGATTAAGTTACATTATTACATTATCAGACGGTTTCATTATCGATGTACATATAATTGGGCAAAGGTTTCCTTTCTGGTTACAAACGTGCACACTACGAAACAGTTCAACGGAGGTTGTACGAACCTCCGCGGCGCAATAACGGAATAGCCCGCCAGATCACCAATGCTGAACTCGTGTTTCACGCGAGAGTGAGCCAGGTCCGACCTTTTGACTATGCCGTTCACTTTCTCCATATGGACAGCTCCTATAAGATAAACGAAATGAGATGaagcatttttttcaagaagCTAGTAATAGTACAATGCGCTATGGCTCACGTTTTCATGCAAGCACACCTGGTCACGCTTACTAatatcgataagtgtgttgggttattttacgtgcagaggtttggcaccTGAAGCTCCCCAAATACTGGGTTATCTCAACGTCCCCATCCTAaacgagattttttttttctttcgcaTCAGAGCTGAAGATCATCATTATAGTCGAGACTACGTTTCAATTCCATAAGAATAGGACGTAGGTTCTAGGAGGATTATGTCGtcggaaggaaggaagaactAACTGAAAGTAAACTATTAGAAActatttctgtgtgtgtgtgtgtgtgtgtgtgtgtgtgtgtgtgtgtgtgtgtgtgtgtgtgtgtgtgtgtgtgtgtgtgtgtgtgtgtgtgtgtgtgtgtgtgataaatGAAAGCGTGTTTTCTTACGCCCATGGTCGGTGATGTTGCTGCGCAGAACCACGATGTACTCATCCGGGATGGCAGTGTCATGGCCCGTGTTGTACAGGGGTGCTGGAACAAGCAGAAACGTCAGGAAAGGGAGTTCGAAAAtctaattatgaaaatgataaaaaggaaACACATAGAACAAACACAAGACATGAGGAACAATGAAAATGACTACAActgaaaagagagaaaaattaaGACTTAAAATTCGCAATAGGAGAGCAATATGAAAGTCTTAATCCAGGTAGACCTCTATGTTCTacgttttaaacatttcaaactcgGCAGCAGTAACACATTGACTACTGGTTTGGTGTAATACTATAGACTCTAAGTTCTGAAGCCTCTTTTAGTCATTGACTCTGTTAAAACGTCAGTGGCTATTGTTCACCATTGGATGTAACAGAGAAAAATATGTCAAGCGTTTCTCACCTGTTGCACTGACGTAACCAACAAGTGCCAGAATAAAAGCAACCTTCATCGTGACCGctctatctattgtttatcgccCCAGAGAAGGTACAGTATCAGCAGAGAAGGCCTACAACAGTTACACCCAACCAGCCAGAACCCAAACGCACTAGACTGCCTGTCCCATTCCAATCCAGAAGGCTGTTCGTAGCAAATTTACTTACCAATTTACGTGCCTCTAAACCCTATAGAAACGAAGACTTCTGCAAATATCATGGTAGCGCGACATTTTGTTTGATGCTTTCATTACAATAGTAGATATCAAAAATCGTAAGTGCAAAGACAACATTACATTTACATGATGTATGGAATTGAAAGGGTCGGTTAGACGTTCTTGACAACGTTTGCTTTAGTATCAAGACACagagaaatcaaaattaaatttGATGTCTAGCAAGCAGGTAACTAGCTAAGAACTAAGTTACATATATTTTTCTCCTTGTGGTTAAGCTGGGGGACACGGGATTAAGAGGCCATCGGTTCAATTCCTGACTGTGTTAAGTCCTTGGGATACCTCACTCCACGCAGGTGTAGAAACGGatacctggcttcggttgggggggggggtaaaggCTAGTGAAAGGAGATTAATGGTCTACGCCTTCCAGCACCGTGCCCAACGAAATAGTGAATAAAAACACACTGCACATACGGCCTGTAAAAGCCTTGGTAGCACCATCAACCTTAGTTTGTGAAAGGTGCCCAACTAACTGCTGTGGTTTTCTACCGTTTGAAacgtcatcatttttttttataattactTGGAAAAACTGATGTTACGGTAGCGAAACTATTCCAATCATACACGTATGTAGTGGCCAATACTGTACTGATATATCTTTAGCTTTGCAAAGCTCCGTGTTAACCCATACTTGTCatcctggtatccatcctatctATCTCCGTTTTGCACTTTTTTGCCCAATATTATGCGGGGAAATGGCGATTCGTGAAGCGCACTGCAGCTAAAATGTGAAGGACTCCTCCTGGCTAGTTACGTGGTCTACGTGACGAAATCATGCCCTATATGTGTTCCGTCCGGAGATTGACACGCGCACACAAATTAAAGGCGTTTGGTGAGTGTTTCAAAAATGGAGTGAAATTATATGATGAAAGGCAAGCAAGCCGTCAGAACTTCCTGCCTTTACACAAGAGCTGCGTCAATAAGCCACGGCGGAGGGATATCTCGCAATCAATGGAAAATACCATTCCTCATCACCTCATCACCTCCCGTGTGTACCATTATCCCTCCGAGTGATCGAACCGTAAGCTTCAAGGGAAAGCTTTCCAGTTGCGATTTACAATATTTTTTACAACATTGGAGTCAGAATTTTGCCCTTGTATAATAAGGAATTCTTTCTCATACCTAACGACACTTTGTACCACAACGGACGCTATTTTGGGATTCTCGGCAGTTATGGGTCTGTTTACGCCGTCTTGAATATAATAAGTATAAAATCATCTTAGGGAAGGGGGGcagtgaataaaacaaaacggtCACATTTCTGTTCGTTTGCAAGGCTTTGAATCATTCTGGTCGTGACGTCATGTACTGCTACTAACAAATATGGATTGCCCTGCAGAAACGCTTGCGGTTTAACGAAGTATCGGCAGATGGCTTTGCTGTGTGAATATCACATTGTGTTTAATGTTGTAAGTTTCTTATCACAGGATAACCTCAAATGATTGGAACGCAGTTTCATTACACAAACGAGAGACCGTCAGAATATCCGTAGCCTACCGTGGCCATAATGTCTGgaaccgccagacacacgtacggctccgaatctgacttcctttaagagactcttgaagtaacagaaatgaccaaaacgaacggacacggaccatgaaccagctttcgctcTACTATATGTTTTCAGTTTGTACCATGTATAGGTAATAACATATGTTGATATAGTTATTATAGGACTTAAAAGATGAAAtatgtatctctgttatattttatctgaccctgACCTCTTCCCTTGTgatctcaatgaaaagcggcctgcaggccgatttgagcttctcaggaataaacaaacaaacaacgagTGGGTAGGCGTTTTGAAGAAAGGATGATAAAATTCTAGGTAACGTTAACACTTAACCACAGAGAAATTGTTTTTGCTGTTCGAATTCAACTTTCCTagaaattgttttgtttgaatctttgtttattcatgagaagcttgTTATTTTTTATATAGTAGCAATGTTATGTTAGACATTAGGTTAGCTGCTTCTATTGTATAAAGCCTTCCAGGAATTAGCCTTTCTTCTCCCCGACAGGAGCAAGATTTTTCCGGGAAAATTTGATTGAGGAGGATGCTTTGATCATTAGCGCAGTAAAAGTATATCTCGTTATAATTACGTTATTACGGACATTGTGTTATGATAAATCTCTGAAATAGGCGCCAGGCCACGTAACAAGCTAGCTTTCTGAGGGCAATTCCCGGATAAGGTCAAGGAAAACATGCTTGCGAGAAGGATACGTGGGGTTTTTTACGTTGGATGGTAAACATATACCTGtaaaatatgccctgctactgGCCCTACGTACAACTAGACACTAGTACTGTACTTAAAGgctctgaacgaacgaacgactGAACGAAAGAACAAACGAAGGTTATCTGAAAAACGTAACAAACTATCGTTACCTCTTTGCTTCAGAACTTTTTCTTGTCGTCTTCTTAAATAGCGGTTTATTGCAACGTGGGGTAACGCCCAATAGCCAAGAATAGAAAGTTGACAAGAAGTGGGTTTTATAAGCGATCTCTCGCAGATTCAAGTATTGACGTTCTATGAATTCTGTCATTACGAACAAGGATAAGTACTGAAAGAAAAACGAAACCTACGCGATGAGTATGCAAGTCAGCTCTCTCATTGCTTCGTCTGTCAGAGTTGCATACCAAATATGGTTACCACACTTTGTCAGCCTTCCTTATGTCGTGACCCCTGTTATATTTTATTGTAGAACAACAGAAAATGTGAGAATTAATCAATACATTTGACATTGGATTGTTCATATTCATTTGTCATCAGCTTTCTCGACATTTAAGACATTGATTTTGTATCTTCACACTAACCTAAGTCCTCTATTTCTCAAAATGATATTCAATACTTAACTATATGCCTCCTTAAGAGTGGCAGACCAAACGTTGCAAAATTAGAACATTGAAGCTGTTTATTGAACCTGCAGCCAACAGATAACAATGTAACCAagcaatcagcaccaaggacagtggccgtttatctattttgtaatttttagtTGACCgtttgaaagtcgctgtactttttatCCATAAAGCTGATGTTTAGAATGTTTGATGGCAGTGTTACATATATAATGTTGATTGGCATCAAAATATAGACGTGTTTAGAATAATCTTTCGACAAGTTTGCCACATAATACAGCAATTTGAACAACAAGAGTACAGcaacttccgtaaggtcttccacaactgtacatgcaaacacacaagtGGACACAAAAGGATTAAGCTAAGTGCAAGAATATGAATAATTGTCGAATTTAACGTATTACTTACACTACTTGTTCTAATGTCTAAACATCCTGTGATATATTTACCtaattgtacacagtaagggttgtctccttctggAATGTAGTTGAATGTATCTATAGGATGGAatttatcaaattctgttgagcaagcgaaAAGAAGGATAATAGTTGCAACGCAAATGCCGACCTAGAATGACGGACACAATACTATTTTTAGCGACACCTTAGCTACCCTAGCGGGTGCAACCGGCCTACGTCGTACGTGTTTGTTTTCCTCCAGCCGGTTTGGCTATCGCTGAAGGTCACATTATGAAACGCCACCTGGGGATCTTCAAGGTCAAATACATAACGGTTTCTTCTAGAAAAACAAGTACTTATATGGGAAGGAGAGGATAAGGTGTTGAGCTGGGAGTCACGACCGCGTAACACTTGAAGCTACACTGTAAATTTTGTGTAGTCGTCCTTTTGATAACAAGAAATCCTCTCACCCTTACGTCCTACGTAAAGCCGTGATGGCAACAATACTACTACTAAGATCAACTTAACGCTTCATTTTCATACCTAAACAATTGTGATATTTTCGATACCGCTCCCGCTTTTTTCATTGTACAGGTAGATTTTCATGAGTGATCGTAAACTAACCTGTATTTCTAACGTTTACGTTATCTATCTTGTATTTTCTTGTCTTTACTCAATATTGTTGCTTTACATCTGTATCTATGTTCTTGAGCAGCAGGTTTTTATAAACATTTTGCGTTTTGCCCTATCCTCGATTTTTAATTGAATTTGAATTAAATAAAAACAATGTGAATTTTCTGTAGCCTAATTAAGACTGTAatgacaacacaaaacaaacgtGTTTTTTTCTCAACCTTTTAGAAGGCAAGGTCGCTTGCATTGAGTTTACATACATATGGGAGGCACGTGTAGTCTGTGATGGAAAAAAAACCTTGTTCCTAGCCTACGCCAACTGGCTGACGAAAATCCAACCATCAAAGCTAAAACGGGAGACTTGAGTGTTCTGCTTTTCATTTGATAGCGGCAAGCGTCAGAGAGAtggcctttttttaaatcatctGGCTGCGCATGCGTCGTTGTCAGTAGAAAAGTGAAGGTTGCCGTTTTTCTTAGGCTCGTGGCCCTTGCGTGGGTAAAGCGCACGGTAACAACGCTAAGAGTAAGCTATTTCTGTAAGGTGACGGTCGGGGCTCCCATTCGGGCTGTACATAACCTTGAGTCGCACGCTAAACCCATTAAGACGATGCGTGGCTTTTGAGGCCCGCGCCAATCTCCATGTTGTGTAACGTATTAATGGCCTACGCTTGCACTACCGAACTtgatgacttttcctaaaatttcatAATTATGAATCAATACTTTAATATTCTACCAGACACACtttttgttcaaattttgtTGTATGCCTTTGGGTTTACAATTTAGATAGTTTTAGCCAATGAAATCATACGCAGACGTTTAGGTCATAATGGCAAAAATGGTCACAACGAAGCTGGAACAAatcaaatgttgaaaaaatggcGGGGAGCTTCTGACCTACGAACACTAGTAGtattctgtttctgtttttgttttgagaaGCTAAAATGTGAGTAGCTGGAAAACCGTAATCGTCTGTCTCTACTATACTAAGTTGTCAACAGATAGCTGGGGTTCGACGATTATTCGGATCGTGGTATTTAATAAAGGTTATAAAATGCCACCCGGAGACTTTAAAGGAGAATGACATAACGGTTGCTTCTAGACAAACAAGTACGTATATGGGAAAGCGAAGAGTAGAGGTTAAGGCGTTCAGCAGGGGGCTCACGATCGTGTACTACTTGAACCCGCAGTTCAACTAATTTTGAGCAGTGGTGTTTGTGATATCAAGGCATCAATCCACCCCACCCCCGCAACAAGTCGTGATGGCAGCAATACTACTTCGAAGATCCACTTGATTCGTTGTCAACAGATATAGCTCGGGGTCAACGATCGCTCGGCCGTACAGTGGTATTTTGTTCACTACACTGAGAGGATAGCGCTGGAAGGCGCGTGTACCATAAACGCGGGGATGTGTCGCATAGCAACAGCATAACGCACATGCTGTGAGGACTAGGAGGATGAGTGTTGTGGCTGTAATGCTAGAATGACTGTGATAGGCTTCTGGACTGTCCTATCTCCCGTTTACAGCCAATGTTCGGACGTTTTGtatgacatcattttttttcaattgataacaacaaataacaaacCAGGAGAGCTGTGTGAAAAGGCTTGATGTTTAAACGCATGATTTTTATATACCATTTACATATTGTCATTTCGATATTTCTGGTAGAAAGTCCAGAATCACTTTTTCATTGTCTGTTATAGAATGATGATGTGTtaccacccccctccctcattTGCACATGGAGCATACCCCGGATGAAGGAAAcatgaatgatattcccaaGGTCACACGAAATTACACGTAGTGCCAAGGTGGAAACCTCCGATAACGCTGCACTAGAAAATTCCACAGCGATGCGCTATTTTTACAACTTTCGGATATCATATTACCTTTCATAAAGAGACGCGTTCATCTGTGATAAACATTGTATGTACAAGTTATAATTCTCTAAATGTAGTGATTTCGAAACATTCATTGCTTTCCGAGGTATCGATTTGAAGTGGCGTAAGTAGGCGGATTTGTCTTTTAGTATAGCTGGATTTACGGTTTACTGCCAAGGCCGCTATGCTCAATGGTACAAACAGCCCTTAATGGAACCCGGAACGTGTGTTGATAAGGTAGTTGACCTTGACTGGTCCATCTTTTATGCATGTTGAGGTTTTATATTGATGTTGTTACTGCTACAGTTGTAACAACAGCGCGTCATTCAGGACCAAGGTCGGTGCGAATGTCCTGAGGTGCCCTGTGAATGTAGCAACTTTCTTACCTCTCTATCTTTAAGTGCTTCTGCGACTCGGGAAGAACATTCTTTTGAGAAGAAAACGCTGCATAGTCTTTGTGATTACATACAATTGCAAGCTATTAGAATTaatgtttgctttgtttctttctcaAAATAACTGGAGAaaaacgttcttttgagaagcaaaccgTGCATATTAACCGTAATCACATACAATTGCAAGACATCAtagtttgcttctcaaaagaacgttcTTTTGCGAGCCACAGTGCCAGGTTCCGAACCGCCTTCTGTGTTTCCTGTGATGTCATCGAAGAAATCTAATTTGATTACCTGGAGACAGGAATCAAGAGCTGAAAGTATAATTCGTAAGATTCTATGTTCactaacatcagaagggtgtatatttttaCGTTGAATAATACTTGGTCATGGTTGGATATTATCAGGAACTGTAATTGTATTTTTAGTGCCATTTAAACTCATGTGGAACGTGTATTGATTGCAGTATCAACAACATGAAAATAAGTGCACTTGATAGCtcttgatatatttttgtataatttgctttgcttgctttgtatcctatgtattgtcttttgttttgctttggtGGCGGTATAAAAATAAGTCACCGATTTCAGTTTGTCGCCACCATGTATTGTTAATAAAGATTTGCAATGATAAAAATACCTTTAGTCTGTCACTCAGTCATAACATGTAACTCATAACACAGAATTGTCCAAATGCGATATTGGCAGGATATCTCAAGTGGACGGGCATTGAGTTGTGCCTACGAAGGATATATACATTGTGAATCGTTAGCAAGATGATTAAAGatgattgcttgatttattggCCGATCGATGTGCttgcttgtatgtttgtttgtttacttgctCGTTGATTTGTTAGTTTGTTGGTCAGGGGATAAACAGAATATCATAAAATTTAAAGTTATTCGTGTTGGCGTTGTTTGAATCACCCTAGCTTTTTTTCGAGAAGTGTTTTCGGGTTGGTATCACGTGACTACAGCTTAGTAACATTCTGTACGACACGCCTTTACAAGGTCATCTTcaatcgttgccatggcagcattTTGATTGACGGCCCCGTGGGGTCCCGCTTGGGACGCCTTGCATGACGAATGTGCAAAACAGGACCTAGAGAAATCAAGCCGCTGTAATAATGGCGAGGGTCATGGCCACGTGTATATTCCCATCCATCAAAGTCCCCGGGTCCCGCAATCCGTACTATATGGGCTGAGTTCATTCACTgtaggctgtgcatgggggatAGGAGACTACTGGACTGACAACACGTATAGAAGTGTGGTCTGTTTTTGTACGGTGCTTTTTTTCCAATACTCGTCGGACAAGAAATGTCAAACACAAAAAGAAGTTCCTAATCTTAGTAAAAGGCATGTTCAGAAAAGAACCTAAGAGGTACACAAGTTCCAGTTTTAGGAACTTACAAATCTTATCATAAATAAAGAGGTTCGCGGttctaagtacgcatgcgcagcgaaatgcattgtgggtaagaTGTCAAAGGTGATCTATGAAGGCCTTTAactttgttcttgttcttgtttcgACCATGCTTAACACATCGTCCAAACTCCGTCGGTTGATTTGCATTACAATGTcggacgtgttttgtttatgtctcaggggtcttcacctttgacatattgccCATAATGCATTTCGTTGCGCATACGCACTTATAATCAGGAACATCCTTATTAGACACGATGTTACTTATCGACCGTTTGGGTGTTCCCGTACCCCCTGAAGGTAGCCTCCTGCTTCTCGGGAGAAATTACAAAAGACGAATTTGAACCCATCGCCGGTGATCGTGAGAACTCTTCATCATCATGGCGGCGCCATGCTGTCTGTAGCCGGGGAGAACGGCAGGACCCAAATGGGCAGGACTAGTCCATTCCAAACTCTGGTGGGGCCGCAGGttcttttatcatttctttcgatccctttctcttctttttgtttgtttagcaaGTAACGAGGAAAAGTGGCTTCACGGAGAGTCTCAGACAACACTGGCACTATTACAGATGAAAGAGTTTTAAAAAGAGTTTACAAAAAAAGTTTCCTGAATACTACCCCCTCCAAAATAAAACCTCCAATAGAATAGACCAAAGAGTAAGCATGATCAATCACACATCGGTTGTGAAAAGGTTTAGTAAAACGTTCTGCTTTGGGCAGATAAAGCATTTGGTGGATTTGCGTAAATGCTACTTTTAATGTAAAACCCAAACTAATGTTTGTCGTTGTGAACGTGACGTTCTATGATCTGTAGTAAACTTTGCCACGGTGAAGTATAAGCAGTGGCAAATATGCAACGTGTTCGTTAAGTATCAGAACAAGAgcataaatataaacaaataaaatcatgACTTGCACGGCACCAAGGAGAAAAAAATACTACTTTAGACTGTGATGCATTTCTATCAGTGCACTATAGATACGTTGTTGTACGTTTACTAAAAGTCCTTTCCGCGAATCGACCATTAGTCATAGCAGATTTGCAAACGAATTATGTTCCCTTTACCCCTTTCGAACCTCGTTGCTGTTCATAAAGATCACCCTTGTGGAAATGATTCTAACCaaaagttcagcaccagggacaggtctcaATACTATTAGTAGCTTAGCAACAAAGATCTAGGCTTAAAACGTGCGAAACGTTTTAAAGAATTTTCAATACTGATAGAACACAATCTAAATTGACTAAAATCAGGAACACTGGTAAAGTCTGGATTCAAAAGAGTTTTAGAAACTGAAATGGTAGTACATGTACGCCCTGACGGAAGACCTTTTCACATATGCCATATCAATACAGTTGGTTGATTGCGTAATAGCCTTTCAGAAAGTGTCGTCTGCAGAATTCATGTCATACATATAAGAGAAGAAACTCTCTTCCTTGTCAAGCCAAGTTCAGCTTCTGCGCTCGCCCCCTCTCGACTTCCATTCTTAACATTGAACGATGACCTTTGATGACGTAAGAGCATCATTTGCCGTGACGCGTGACCTCGATTCGGGGACAGGTCACGACGTGGGGGC contains these protein-coding regions:
- the LOC136425127 gene encoding uncharacterized protein codes for the protein MKVAFILALVGYIFELPFLTFLLVPAPLYNTGHDTAIPDEYIVVLRSNITDHGRAVHMEKVNGIVKRSDLAHSRVKHEFSIGDLAGYSVIAPRSVVELLQESPDVEFVEANQIVKGHSGYESSEKYREMNETEEKCHVQRMAGWNLVRINQRMLNIDGRFSYKGSSDGTGVTVYIMDSGINTEHVEFEGRASWGVDFVDDPSPLTDKNGHGTHVAALIGGKTFGVAKKVDLVAVRTMNHNSSGKTDNLILAVEWITKDVQKRREKKPTYKAITNMSVGASRSPTLNAAIAAAANASMIFVVSAGNDQTDACNKSPASAEAAITVAAINAVDKFSSTFSNYGPCVDILAPGEDIQSAWINSNYSVMSLTGTSQAAPHVTGVIARYLSFFRDATGTINPEAVRNWVVGMSSKDMVQEIPDDATPNKLLFLDCY